A single genomic interval of Mauremys reevesii isolate NIE-2019 linkage group 24, ASM1616193v1, whole genome shotgun sequence harbors:
- the ZNF576 gene encoding zinc finger protein 576: MSEVTAEKRPLAEPLPQEIPVRPALPAKQEAAPARTRCPSSDPEPICIEDEPARPSPEGKVKASSSNSPVYRLGSNQCFHCLITFPDEKFKERHMKREHPEDFVQENLRDALFVCFICSKPFESSRALICHQRGHAPAPPPDCPDCLRPAYECPDCGRRFGQLANYQRHRLGHAAGRSLPHQCPDCGKSFRQLSNLRRHQASHQRPLELLPSRPYSCTECGESFAQEAGLHEHYIRHARGEL; encoded by the exons ATGTCTGAAGTCACAGCAGAGAAGCGTCCCCTGGCTGAGCCGCTCCCGCAGGAGATCCCAGTGCGGCCTGCGCTCCCTGCCAAGCAGGAGGCTGCCCCGGCCCGGACACGGTGCCCCAGCTCTGACCCAGAGCCCATCTGCATTGAGGACGAacccgcccggcccagccccgaGGGGAAGGTTAAGGCCTCTTCCAGCAACAGCCCCGTCT ATCGCCTGGGTTCCAACCAGTGCTTCCACTGCCTGATCACCTTCCCGGACGAGAAGTTCAAGGAGCGGCACATGAAGCGGGAGCACCCCGAGGACTTTGTGCAGGAGAATCTGCGCGATGCCCTCTTCGTctgcttcatctgcagcaagccCTTCGAGAGCTCCCGCGCCCTCATCTGCCACCAGCGCGGGcatgcccccgccccgccccccgactGCCCCGACTGCCTGCGCCCCGCCTACGAGTGCCCCGACTGCGGCCGCCGCTTCGGCCAGCTGGCCAACTACCAGCGCCACCGGCTGGGTCACGCCGCCGGCCGCAGCCTGCCCCACCAGTGCCCCGACTGCGGCAAGAGCTTCCGCCAGCTCTCCAACCTCCGCCGCCACCAGGCCTCCCACCAGCGCCCCCTGGAGCTGCTGCCCTCCCGCCCCTACTCCTGCACTGAGTGCGGCGAGAGCTTTGCCCAGGAGGCCGGCCTGCACGAACACTACATCCGGCACGCCCGCGGCGAGCTCTAG
- the LOC120390263 gene encoding replication initiator 1-like, which translates to MMSETHKHTDVGGSEDVIFEEEDGTSTGVSTVQEEEDESEATSVSSGESRPSTPSANGYPGPRSKELRSAVSEPQQEVVAEEGDAGQGRLGSPQAPSPEWHECPECGRGFGTSRALKVHRSYHVGRKRPHTSSSKPPPPPRQAPPSAGDPEGRDARPVPPSPRAGAFHYICAECGLGFASPASLEAHRCEHGWRRSPPAPPRNKGPPAPPREANGARDAEGADGPYHCTECPGEFGLVADLHEHYMLHARGEL; encoded by the exons ATGATGTCTGAAACACACAAGCACACGGACGTGGGGGGGAGCGAGGACGTGATCTTCGAGGAGGAGGATGGGACCTCGACCG GCGTCTCCACGGtgcaggaggaagaggatgaatcAGAAGCAACCTCAGTGTCATCTGGAGAGAGCCGGCCCTCCACGCCCTCTGCCAACGGGTACCCAG GTCCCAGGAGCAAGGAGCTGAGGTCGGCAGTATCGGAGCCCCAGCAGGAGGTGGTGGCCGAGGAGGGGGATGCCGGCCAGGGGCGCTTGGGCTCCCCGCAGGCCCCCAGCCCCGAGTGGCATGAATGCCCTGAGTGCGGGCGCGGCTTCGGCACCTCACGGGCCCTGAAGGTGCATCGCAGCTACCACGTGGGCCGGAAGCGGCCGCACACCTCCTCCTCCAAGCCACCGCCGCCACCCCGGCAGGCCCCACCCTCTGCCGGGGACCCAGAGGGCCGCGACGCCAGGCCTGTGCCCCCCTCGCCCCGAGCTGGAGCCTTCCACTACATCTGCGCTGAATGTGGCCTGGGCTTCGCCTCGCCTGCCTCCCTGGAGGCTCACCGCTGTGAACATGGCTGGCGCCgcagccccccggccccgccccgcaacaaggggccccccgccccaccccgcgaGGCCAATGGCGCCCGGGATGCTGAGGGAGCAGACGGACCTTACCACTGTACCGAGTGCCCGGGCGAGTTCGGCTTGGTAGCGGATCTGCATGAGCACTACATGCTGCATGCCCGAGGGGAGCTGTAG